The genomic window aatttaataacaattttataattttttaaatttttttaaataatttaataacaattttataattttttaaatttaagtggtcaaaatataaaaacaaagaagtcagatatatatattttattttttaaaaaataaattacttatataattataatgatatatttttattttttaaattaagtcaGATGTAACTTTGACTTGGGAACCAAATTCAGTGGGATTtgcatattaataacaaaatagATATTAATAAAGAGATACCAGCCGGAGAATATTAAGAGCGGTATAAAGCACATGGCTTATGTAAATGTCAACACCAACCTCTGACAGACCCATTATTAGATCAGATCCACTTGGATTATGCCAATCTCATGTGGGATTACAAACAACATTGATAGGTTGCGTTTAAAGACAGCTAAGGAAAGTCTTCTTTCCATAAAAATAATTGGTCGGAGATTCTACTTTCCCATTCCCCTTTAAGAAATTCATGCCAAAAATTTGTCATGGATCCAACATACAACGCATAATAATGAACGGATGAAGATATTATGAACTCACTATAATTTTTCTATAAGTTCCATGTTACATAAATTTTGaatgtatttgtattattttctagttatatatatattttttaatcatttgGAGTCTTTTACACGCAATGTCTACTTATTACGTGCTGCTTAATTTGAGCTCTTAAATGGTATATTACAGCAAGCACAAAGTTTATATAAACATTGccggtaagttaatatttggctaCTATCAAATTTTGACTCTCAGTAAGACATTGACTTCCCAAATGATCCTGTGAGTACCTATTAAGGTTGATGATGATCTTGAGGAACAACGTTTCAGATTAGGGTTATCAATTATATTATCAAATACTATTATCTCCCAAAGctaatgactttttaaaattttaaagattcaCTATGACTAATTATAAGCAGAAATTAACTTTTTGATGCACAAAATAAAGAATCCAATGGATTGAGTGTTCAGTGCAAGTACAAATGTGAGAAGAAAGTCGTACCAAGAGGGAAAAGAGGCAAGAGTTAGTCTCGTATGTTCCTCGTACCAGTATCCAGACAGTAACTGTTGTCTGTGTTCTTGGTCTGCAATCTTCACCCTCAACCATTTGCATAAATCTAGTTTGATTACTGCTATTTTCTGATTCGAATTCCAGGTATATCTTTCAAACCCATTTTTAAAGCGGTCTTCCTGAAGAGAGATGGAGGTCTTTGCAAGCCAATTGATTGGGAAAACTGGTTGGCCAGATCAACAAGTGTAGTTTTATCCCGCCCAATTTCTCTGATCGAGTTATAATAACCAAGCCAAGCATGATATGCTGCTTCTTTGACATTCCCATCAATCTTTGCCATTGAAAACTCCAACTGCAACAACATTCCAATGCATTACAAACTTTTTGTAACAGACACTAATGAAAGAATCATTAGACACACACACATcccatttttttaaatgaaattgagATATCAATGCAATATTCACCGAAACTGGTAGATTAAAAAACcaatatattttcaaaaaccaTGGCATCAACCTATAAAGAAAATCCTTCTGATAGAAGCATGAAGAGCAATACTTATTGAGTTTAGATGCAGACCTTCTGTTTGACATCTGGATCCATATCTGGTAAAGAGATTTTCTCAAGAGGCAAGTCCTTAATTTCATCCAAGAAATACTCTTCCCATGGAGCTATCAATAAGATACCTTCTCCATCCTTGCCTTCCCGTCCTGTCCTTCCTAGTCGGTGTATATATTGCTCTCGGTCAGAAGGAATTCCCACCTGgtagtaataaaaaaatttatacatatcactattaaaaaaaatagagggaTACAAAACAAGATACAAGATATGTATTTGACAACCAGCAAGTTTCTCAACTTTCAGCAGTTATCATAAACCATATAGGTAGCTCAACAGCTGCAAGAGATCTTATCGTTTGCAGGGTTTTTCATCATGGTTCAATGTATTAAACTATTAATGCAGGCATATGTGCTGAACTGCTTAATAAGCCAATGACATGCTTGAGTTTTAGGTTCAAAGGTACCTGAATAACCAAAGTGACATCAGGATAATCCATTCCTCGTGCCGAAACATCAGATGTAACAAGAATTAGCCTCTTAGAGTCCCTGAATTCATCAGAGATACGAGTTCGGTAAATTTGAGGTTTTCTGGAATGGATCTCCCTGacattcattttcatttctcGAAGAAGCAAATACATCAGTGATGTTACCATCCCAGTTGTACAGAAAACAATGACCTGAGTGCTAGAATAGTTAGCTCTCAAGAAATTTCTGCAAGTACCAAAATCCAGATGTAAAACATTTTACCTTGTACTCGGGTGCTACAGATATATGCTTCTTTAAAAGCTGGTGAACTATCTGAAAATGCAATTCATGTGGTGCAACAAGAATAGATTGCTTAACCTGCAGTCAATAAGGAAAATTCTGCAGATAAGGTCACTGTTGCCTATACATTTAATACAAATTTTAACATCCATTTTAATTTCACCACAGAgacttcaaaaattttcatttaataaatgaaattgtTTGAAGtacttaaattctaaattcgttGTTTACAAAGAAGCATGAAGCTGATTGTATTTCCTTAAAGTAAATGTGTGCAATTATTCCCATTCATACCTTGTCATGAGTTTCTACACAGCCTAGACCCACTGTATCAATGAAAGCATGTTCCCTCTTCAAAACAAGCTGAGATATACGACGAACCTGCATAATCAAGCACAATTTAGATCTGAGTTGATTCATATAAGGAAATCAGCCTTGTCTACAACAAAAAATAAGGTTGATGAGCAATCCAACCTCTTTTGGAATTGTTGCAGAAAACAACAATGACTGCCTTTGACGGGGCAAACAATCAACAATTTTCTCAACATCTTTCCGAAATCCCAAGTCTAATAAGTGGTCAGATTCATCAAGTATAAGCATTTTCAAACCCATCAATCGCACAGACAAGGTAGACTTGTTCTCAACATGATCCAGCAATCTCCCAGGTGTTGCAACAATTATCTGAGGAAAGTTTTAACCCGGAAAATTGGAAAAGGCTTATCTTCTAATATTAGGATGCAGAAGATTCTAGAAACATTTACAATGCTAAAAGAATTGCCAAGCCTAAAACATAGGCTAACCTGGCATGGTTCTGATTCGAGACGTTTCTGATCAACTTTGAAACGCGTACCTCCAACTAGAGTCTGGACTCCTATGCCATTATGATACTTCAACAGAGCATTTGCTTCTGCAGCTAGCTGACTTGCAAGTTCTCTTGTGGGGCAAAGAATGAGAACAAAAACCGGAGGCACCCGCTGAACGGTACTAGTACTAGCGGCCTTCAAAACTGTTTCAATTGCAGGAAGCTGTTTGTCTTTAACAGAAGAATTTGAAGGAGCAACAATAATCTACAAGATCACGAATTACAACTAAGGACTGGTAGTGTACCAGAAAAGCTGCAGTCTTTCCTGTGCCAGTTTTAGCTTTGACCAAAGCATCTTTGCCTGCTTCACATTAGAATGAGAATTGTCATTTAGAATGTTTGACTAGTCTCAAACAAGTCAGAAAATGTTTAAAGAAATACGATATGACTAGCAACAGATTTAAAGAAAACAATTTACTGGAACTATAGGGAGAGCCCTACCCACACAGAGAACTTTTCTATGCAAAGGAGAGTGACATCTCATGCAAGAATAGAACAGTCTACCGAGGCATATAAGCAATGGTGATAACTTgtaatgataaatttttatttcccTTATCTTCAAATTCCTATGTTTTGTCTGCCTTCAGCAAATGACATTTATGTAATACCTAATTTCACATCTTCTACACATCTAGTGACTCTAATATATCATGTCACACGTTGAGCTTCCAAAATGTGATATGTTCTTGACAATTTAGAAACTTCTACATCAATTTTACTAACCCAGCAGATGTTACTAGTTGCATTAAAGGCTACCAAGGCACAGAGAATGAACAACTTACTATAACTCTATAACAAACGTAAAACTGAAAAGCAGAGCAAGCTTGTAAAGGATTCATGGAATAACACAGTAAATTCAATGAAAATGATACAGAATCACACAACAGCCAAAATGCAATAACACACCCTCAAGGCAAACAGAAAGTGTTGCCTCCTGTACTCGAGTCATCAGAAAATATCCCGCTGCAGAAAGTGCCTTGACTGTCCATG from Gossypium hirsutum isolate 1008001.06 chromosome D12, Gossypium_hirsutum_v2.1, whole genome shotgun sequence includes these protein-coding regions:
- the LOC107947009 gene encoding probable DEAD-box ATP-dependent RNA helicase 48 isoform X2, with translation MFSAVLLLRSKTHSILRTQIFTRAMGGGPRTFPGGLNKWQWKRLHEKKAKEKEKRLLDQEKQLYQARIRSQIRAKLAGRPDPSCDPTQYSPMSPNDHIKALADRFMKEGAEDLWNEHDGPLNSEEQERPRSFETARNPRSGLIHSPLNIKKLLSDSRRENEKPSGVNNSQFIKSRSYSVQDNGKFKVNESSFAGIQSYFGSKDEYLKHSGRNNISRVRLGKNETSSNQHESDSVSDNNSLKRFGPGGKGEKVSFQNNGKFIKSRNRMERTRFRRNESSSSDDESDLELEDEVEGVGGWRDVKKSGSSASLGKYDVKMKRRVPLKELEKEMDFSEQVQLLRQELEKKKLAEIEKKMGEGEPIYSKKRFDECGISPWTVKALSAAGYFLMTRVQEATLSVCLEGKDALVKAKTGTGKTAAFLLPAIETVLKAASTSTVQRVPPVFVLILCPTRELASQLAAEANALLKYHNGIGVQTLVGGTRFKVDQKRLESEPCQIIVATPGRLLDHVENKSTLSVRLMGLKMLILDESDHLLDLGFRKDVEKIVDCLPRQRQSLLFSATIPKEVRRISQLVLKREHAFIDTVGLGCVETHDKVKQSILVAPHELHFQIVHQLLKKHISVAPEYKVIVFCTTGMVTSLMYLLLREMKMNVREIHSRKPQIYRTRISDEFRDSKRLILVTSDVSARGMDYPDVTLVIQVGIPSDREQYIHRLGRTGREGKDGEGILLIAPWEEYFLDEIKDLPLEKISLPDMDPDVKQKLEFSMAKIDGNVKEAAYHAWLGYYNSIREIGRDKTTLVDLANQFSQSIGLQRPPSLFRKTALKMGLKDIPGIRIRK
- the LOC107947009 gene encoding probable DEAD-box ATP-dependent RNA helicase 48 isoform X1, translated to MFSAVLLLRSKTHSILRTQIFTRAMGGGPRTFPGGLNKWQWKRLHEKKAKEKEKRLLDQEKQLYQARIRSQIRAKLAGRPDPSCDPTQYSPMSPNDHIKALADRFMKEGAEDLWNEHDGPLNSEEQERPRSFETARNPRSGLIHSPLNIKKLLSDSRRENEKPSGVNNSQFIKSRSYSVQDNGKFKVNESSFAGIQSYFGSKDEYLKHSGRNNISRVRLGKNETSSNQHESDSVSDNNSLKRFGPGGKGEKVSFQNNGKFIKSRNRMERTRFRRNESSSSDDESDLELEDEVEGVGGWRDVKKSGSSASLGKYDVKMKRRVPLKELEKEMDFSEQVQLLRQELEKKKLAEIEKKMGEGEPIYSKKRFDECGISPWTVKALSAAGYFLMTRVQEATLSVCLEAGKDALVKAKTGTGKTAAFLLPAIETVLKAASTSTVQRVPPVFVLILCPTRELASQLAAEANALLKYHNGIGVQTLVGGTRFKVDQKRLESEPCQIIVATPGRLLDHVENKSTLSVRLMGLKMLILDESDHLLDLGFRKDVEKIVDCLPRQRQSLLFSATIPKEVRRISQLVLKREHAFIDTVGLGCVETHDKVKQSILVAPHELHFQIVHQLLKKHISVAPEYKVIVFCTTGMVTSLMYLLLREMKMNVREIHSRKPQIYRTRISDEFRDSKRLILVTSDVSARGMDYPDVTLVIQVGIPSDREQYIHRLGRTGREGKDGEGILLIAPWEEYFLDEIKDLPLEKISLPDMDPDVKQKLEFSMAKIDGNVKEAAYHAWLGYYNSIREIGRDKTTLVDLANQFSQSIGLQRPPSLFRKTALKMGLKDIPGIRIRK